From the genome of Candidatus Babeliales bacterium, one region includes:
- a CDS encoding AbrB/MazE/SpoVT family DNA-binding domain-containing protein: protein MLKKLVKYGNSNALVLDRSILALLNINEDSVVKLRIEGDTLIVRAEEAAKATDSMMLDIENIHTRSASYNTPRNPVFDMIEANLRTSYKGLESDPHYMKALEEWLPGTENAKKLQEAYGKIMKKYMGEIQLLNSEEFKRELDLLSKKYDGDSSSKDWLKEFLTLRLKYAPKLAQMDKEMQDVNASLGVPSGSITTKK, encoded by the coding sequence ATGCTTAAAAAACTTGTTAAATATGGAAACAGCAATGCTCTAGTGCTCGATCGCAGCATCTTAGCCCTTCTGAATATCAACGAAGATTCTGTGGTCAAACTAAGAATAGAGGGCGACACCCTTATAGTTAGAGCCGAAGAAGCAGCAAAAGCTACCGATTCTATGATGTTAGACATTGAAAATATACATACAAGGTCAGCATCATATAACACTCCAAGAAATCCTGTCTTCGACATGATAGAAGCTAATCTCCGCACATCCTACAAAGGTTTGGAAAGCGATCCTCATTACATGAAAGCACTTGAAGAGTGGCTACCGGGAACTGAAAATGCAAAGAAATTGCAAGAAGCCTACGGGAAAATAATGAAGAAATATATGGGCGAAATCCAGCTGCTTAATAGTGAGGAATTCAAGCGAGAGCTTGATCTGCTTTCTAAAAAGTATGACGGTGATTCTTCCTCAAAAGACTGGCTCAAAGAATTTTTGACCCTTCGTCTCAAGTATGCCCCAAAGCTTGCTCAGATGGATAAGGAAATGCAAGACGTAAATGCATCACTTGGAGTTCCATCTGGTAGTATCACAACCAAAAAATAA
- the ftsZ gene encoding cell division protein FtsZ, with protein sequence MIEFEREKENLSVAVVKVVGVGGAGGNTLNSMIEAGFEGIEFIATNTDAQALRMSKASHCIQLGVKSTKGLGSGANPELGRRAAEEDLDKVLEAVGDADIVFLSAGMGGGTGSGGLPVIARALKQNGILTVAIVTKPFVFEGKRRARIADEAIEALKSDVDTLIVIPNQKLLGVVDQNVSMIDAFSMINNILNQSVRAISDIISKPGHINVDFADMREIMQGMGLAVMGTARGTGESRARRAAEEAISSPLLENMSIAGARGVLLNISGGVDLGLHEISEAASVVYEQADEDANIILGSVINHDLHDEIVVTIIATGFNTEKKQKPQLAKKEVDIKQAVLSAAELLDEPEHEIVAAPQEIAPKEQIAAPVEDLPEAGMLDIDDLDVPTFLRKEMNQKTVDSE encoded by the coding sequence ATGATCGAATTTGAAAGGGAGAAAGAGAATTTATCGGTTGCAGTGGTAAAAGTAGTTGGTGTTGGTGGTGCAGGCGGCAATACGCTTAACAGCATGATAGAAGCTGGTTTTGAGGGCATTGAATTCATTGCAACCAATACTGATGCACAAGCATTACGGATGTCGAAAGCTTCGCATTGTATTCAACTCGGTGTGAAATCTACCAAGGGGTTAGGGTCAGGGGCAAATCCAGAACTCGGTAGACGAGCGGCAGAAGAAGATCTTGATAAGGTGTTAGAAGCTGTAGGTGATGCTGACATTGTATTCTTGTCTGCTGGTATGGGCGGTGGTACCGGATCAGGTGGTTTGCCTGTTATTGCGCGTGCACTCAAACAAAACGGCATTCTTACCGTTGCCATCGTAACGAAACCGTTTGTGTTTGAAGGGAAACGGAGAGCTCGTATTGCAGATGAAGCGATAGAGGCTTTGAAGTCTGATGTAGATACATTGATTGTGATCCCAAATCAGAAGCTTTTGGGCGTTGTTGACCAAAACGTTTCGATGATTGATGCGTTTTCTATGATCAATAATATTTTGAATCAATCGGTTAGAGCTATTTCAGACATTATTTCTAAGCCGGGACATATTAATGTTGATTTTGCAGATATGCGTGAGATCATGCAAGGCATGGGGCTTGCTGTTATGGGCACCGCTCGTGGAACGGGCGAAAGCCGCGCACGTCGTGCTGCAGAAGAAGCAATCAGCTCACCATTGTTGGAGAATATGTCTATTGCTGGCGCACGCGGTGTTTTGCTGAATATCTCGGGTGGTGTGGATCTTGGGCTTCATGAAATTAGTGAAGCTGCATCTGTTGTCTATGAACAAGCAGATGAAGATGCAAATATCATTCTTGGATCAGTGATTAACCATGACTTGCATGATGAGATTGTGGTGACCATTATCGCAACAGGGTTTAATACTGAGAAGAAACAAAAACCACAACTAGCAAAGAAGGAAGTCGATATTAAGCAAGCGGTATTAAGTGCAGCAGAGCTTCTTGATGAGCCAGAACATGAAATTGTTGCCGCACCGCAAGAGATTGCACCAAAAGAGCAGATTGCTGCTCCGGTGGAAGATCTTCCAGAAGCAGGAATGCTTGATATTGATGATCTTGATGTTCCAACGTTTTTGCGTAAGGAAATGAATCAAAAAACAGTTGATAGTGAATAA
- the ftsA gene encoding cell division protein FtsA gives MARIAQDTVWTAIDIGTTKICVLIAQHLGDNTFDVLGFGKTPSEGLSKGVVVDIAKTVGSIKRAVQEAELMAGMTIDVAHIGVSGAHIKSLNSHGVVPIKRGEVRHEDIQNVIASAQAVPVPEGQQILHVLPQYFVVDGQEKVQDPLGMYGIRLEAQVHIITGSVASVQNLIKCCEMAGVRAGDIVLEQLASAEAVLTNDERELGVAVLDIGGGTSDLALYQNGSIRHTMVLPIAGNHFTNDLAIGLHTTLRDAERVKREHGLALLELLEDDDVLEVEMVQGNEKKIIFLKDLVSIIQPRSYELLSLVHEEVIKYHLQAFMRSGLVLTGGGSLLRGMKELAEELFEVPVRIGVPSSSYALPDVLQSPVYATAYGLLVHVVKKEGGRAFTREGYVVGRILDRMKSWVSDFF, from the coding sequence ATGGCACGAATAGCTCAGGATACGGTATGGACTGCAATTGATATTGGAACAACGAAAATATGCGTGTTGATTGCACAACATCTGGGTGATAATACATTTGACGTTTTGGGCTTTGGAAAGACCCCTTCTGAGGGATTGAGCAAGGGTGTTGTAGTTGATATTGCTAAAACGGTGGGATCAATTAAACGAGCTGTTCAGGAAGCTGAGTTGATGGCCGGTATGACTATCGACGTTGCTCATATTGGTGTTTCTGGTGCTCATATTAAGTCACTTAATTCACATGGCGTTGTGCCTATAAAACGTGGCGAAGTGCGGCATGAAGATATACAAAATGTTATTGCCTCAGCGCAGGCGGTACCTGTTCCTGAGGGGCAACAAATTCTTCATGTCTTACCGCAATATTTTGTTGTGGACGGTCAAGAAAAGGTTCAGGATCCTCTTGGAATGTACGGTATTCGCCTTGAAGCACAAGTTCATATTATTACTGGTTCGGTGGCGTCGGTACAAAATCTTATCAAATGTTGTGAAATGGCAGGCGTAAGAGCTGGAGATATTGTTTTGGAGCAGCTTGCATCTGCTGAGGCAGTATTAACAAACGATGAACGGGAGTTGGGTGTTGCCGTTCTTGATATTGGGGGCGGGACGTCTGATCTCGCCTTATATCAAAATGGAAGTATTCGACATACCATGGTCCTTCCGATTGCAGGGAATCACTTCACAAATGATCTGGCTATTGGATTACATACTACACTCAGAGATGCCGAGCGGGTGAAACGAGAGCATGGTCTGGCCTTGCTTGAACTTTTAGAAGATGACGATGTACTCGAAGTAGAAATGGTACAGGGAAATGAAAAGAAAATTATTTTCCTGAAGGACTTAGTGTCAATCATTCAGCCGCGTTCTTATGAGTTATTGTCATTGGTACATGAAGAAGTGATCAAATATCATTTACAAGCATTTATGCGATCTGGGCTTGTTTTAACTGGTGGCGGATCGCTTTTGCGCGGCATGAAAGAGCTTGCAGAGGAGCTGTTTGAAGTTCCGGTTCGTATTGGTGTGCCGTCATCAAGTTATGCCTTGCCGGATGTATTGCAGTCTCCGGTTTACGCGACGGCATACGGATTATTGGTACATGTGGTCAAAAAAGAAGGGGGACGCGCGTTCACACGAGAAGGCTATGTTGTAGGTAGAATTTTGGATCGAATGAAATCTTGGGTATCAGATTTTTTTTAA
- a CDS encoding laccase domain-containing protein, whose amino-acid sequence MYPDQFRYSYIFSDARYAFRTQDFSGETGASLLKCEPFQQIHECDALIFLKQVHGTNGVAIGSRDEAKRFTVFSTHADYAMTHVPRVALGVITADCVPLLFYDSRNRVVAAAHGGWRGTVAGIGGIVIDHMKREYGTHPADLEVRIGPSAGPCCYEVGDEVLVHVRRYSWGHQVISGRIFDLPGFHHRYLSECGVLQGKIQMEDHCCTICNKAYCSVRRQSGTLDRQFSLVMLSR is encoded by the coding sequence ATGTATCCCGACCAGTTCCGTTACTCCTATATATTTAGCGATGCACGTTACGCATTCAGAACACAAGATTTTTCTGGCGAGACTGGCGCATCACTCTTAAAGTGTGAGCCCTTTCAACAGATACATGAATGTGACGCTCTCATTTTTTTAAAACAAGTCCATGGGACCAATGGTGTGGCAATAGGATCACGTGATGAGGCGAAGAGATTTACAGTTTTTTCAACGCATGCAGATTATGCAATGACACATGTTCCACGTGTTGCTCTAGGTGTAATTACTGCCGATTGTGTTCCACTTTTATTCTATGATTCCAGAAATAGAGTGGTTGCCGCTGCACATGGTGGTTGGCGTGGAACGGTTGCTGGCATTGGGGGCATTGTTATTGATCATATGAAGCGAGAGTATGGTACGCACCCAGCAGACCTTGAGGTTCGCATTGGTCCCTCGGCTGGACCATGCTGCTATGAAGTTGGTGATGAGGTTCTTGTACATGTTCGGCGCTACTCCTGGGGACATCAGGTTATCTCGGGAAGGATTTTTGATTTGCCTGGATTTCATCATAGATACCTATCAGAATGTGGCGTTCTTCAGGGAAAAATTCAGATGGAGGACCATTGCTGCACGATCTGCAATAAGGCTTATTGCTCCGTGAGAAGACAGTCGGGAACACTTGATCGGCAATTTTCTCTTGTGATGTTATCGAGGTAA
- the secA gene encoding preprotein translocase subunit SecA, which produces MIGTANARQLKKLQPTIDTINALEPEINGLSDDQLKIKTVEFRERLKGGATLDDLLPEAYAVVREASKRVLGLRHFDEQLMGGIVLHQGKIAEMKTGEGKTLTATLPLYLNALSGKGAHLVTVNDYLARRDARREGQIYTFLGLTVGIIQHGLTDVERKTAYNCDVVYGTNSEFGFDYLRDNMKFRLTDYVQRDLNYVIIDEVDSILIDEARTPLIISGPTDEGSKLYLLADKVVRRLREKDDYEIDIKDRNVQLTEAGVDKIESAFSIKNLYAVEHLNILHHIQQALRAHAIFKLDVDYVVRDNQVLIVDEFTGRILPGRRYSDGLHQALEAKEGVKIERESQTLASITLQNFFRMYKKLSGMTGTAATEAEEFHNIYKLDVVSVPTHELMIRDDKDDLIFLTKNAKYKAIVQDIQERHAKGQPVLIGTVAIETSEFISQVLSMSGLPHEVLNAKQHAREAEIIECAGEPGRVTIATNMAGRGTDIKLTPTSKAAGGLYILGTERHESRRIDNQLRGRSGRQGDPGESRFYISLEDDLIRRFGGDLMQRRMTMAGMTEDEVIESRMISKMIENAQEKVEKDNFDKRKNTLEYDDVLNQQRKVVYQFRRDILDGEEHIFDLVRDMIIGTVQDILLRIAPKRSLQPEQVTEAFDVMSKLTGLPVEEFRNAGLNTANTDTLKTGLVEFLVNKYQMYRTQSDAPALKEAEKWLMLETLDHAWKQHMLNLDSLRDGIGLRGVGQKNPLIEYKLEAFDMFKEIMEQIRFDVVHHIFHLNLERFNSHDIEQKRERELEALNFISSGDSTTGDESSKTYARGEDKIGRNDPCPCGSGKKYKKCCMK; this is translated from the coding sequence ATGATTGGTACTGCCAACGCCCGTCAATTAAAAAAACTCCAACCAACTATTGATACAATCAATGCATTGGAACCTGAAATTAATGGTCTCAGTGATGATCAACTCAAAATAAAAACTGTCGAATTTCGTGAGCGACTTAAGGGGGGCGCAACTCTTGATGATCTGCTTCCTGAAGCCTACGCTGTTGTTCGTGAAGCCTCCAAGCGCGTGTTGGGACTACGTCATTTTGATGAGCAGCTTATGGGTGGTATTGTTCTGCATCAAGGTAAAATTGCAGAAATGAAAACCGGTGAAGGTAAGACGCTTACTGCGACTTTACCATTATACCTTAATGCGCTGTCTGGAAAGGGTGCACACCTAGTGACTGTGAACGATTACCTGGCACGTCGTGACGCTCGGCGCGAGGGTCAAATATATACATTTTTAGGATTGACGGTTGGGATTATTCAACATGGCCTGACGGATGTAGAACGTAAGACGGCATACAACTGTGATGTTGTCTATGGTACGAATAGTGAATTTGGATTTGACTACCTGCGCGATAATATGAAGTTTCGTTTGACGGATTATGTGCAGCGTGATTTGAACTATGTCATTATTGACGAAGTTGACTCGATCTTGATTGATGAAGCACGAACTCCACTTATTATTTCTGGTCCAACAGATGAGGGTAGCAAGCTTTATCTTCTTGCTGATAAAGTCGTGCGTCGTTTGCGTGAAAAGGATGACTATGAAATCGATATCAAAGATCGCAATGTCCAGCTGACAGAAGCTGGTGTTGACAAGATAGAATCTGCGTTCAGCATCAAAAATCTTTATGCGGTTGAGCATCTCAATATTCTACATCACATTCAGCAAGCTCTTAGGGCTCATGCGATCTTTAAGTTGGATGTTGACTATGTAGTTCGTGACAATCAAGTGCTTATTGTCGATGAGTTTACGGGAAGGATTTTACCAGGTCGTCGATACAGTGACGGGTTGCATCAAGCGTTAGAAGCAAAAGAAGGCGTAAAGATTGAGCGTGAAAGCCAAACGCTCGCATCGATTACTTTGCAAAACTTTTTCCGTATGTATAAAAAATTATCTGGTATGACTGGTACCGCTGCAACGGAAGCCGAAGAATTCCATAATATCTACAAGCTGGATGTGGTTTCTGTCCCTACACATGAATTGATGATCCGTGATGATAAAGATGATCTTATTTTCTTAACAAAAAATGCCAAGTACAAGGCAATTGTTCAGGATATTCAAGAGCGTCATGCCAAGGGTCAACCGGTGTTGATAGGTACTGTTGCTATTGAGACCTCTGAATTTATTAGTCAGGTATTGTCGATGAGTGGCCTTCCGCATGAAGTATTGAATGCCAAGCAGCATGCACGTGAAGCAGAAATAATTGAATGTGCGGGTGAACCGGGACGCGTTACGATTGCTACAAACATGGCTGGTCGTGGTACTGACATTAAATTAACCCCAACATCAAAAGCGGCAGGTGGATTGTATATTCTTGGCACTGAACGCCATGAAAGTAGGCGTATCGATAACCAGCTTAGGGGGCGTTCTGGCAGACAAGGTGATCCGGGTGAGTCTCGTTTCTATATTTCGTTAGAAGATGATCTTATCCGCCGGTTTGGCGGAGATCTAATGCAACGACGTATGACTATGGCTGGCATGACTGAGGATGAGGTAATCGAATCTCGCATGATCTCAAAGATGATAGAGAATGCTCAGGAGAAGGTAGAAAAAGATAACTTTGATAAACGTAAAAATACGCTTGAGTATGATGACGTACTCAATCAACAACGTAAGGTTGTGTACCAATTTCGTCGAGATATTTTGGATGGCGAAGAACATATCTTTGACCTTGTTCGCGATATGATCATTGGTACAGTCCAAGATATATTACTTCGTATTGCTCCAAAGCGTTCATTGCAGCCAGAGCAAGTGACAGAAGCTTTTGATGTGATGAGTAAGCTAACGGGGCTTCCCGTTGAAGAGTTTCGTAACGCTGGTTTAAATACTGCCAATACCGATACACTCAAAACAGGTTTGGTGGAATTTCTTGTGAACAAATATCAGATGTATCGTACTCAGTCAGATGCCCCTGCCCTTAAGGAAGCAGAAAAGTGGCTCATGCTTGAGACGCTTGATCATGCCTGGAAACAGCATATGTTGAACCTCGATTCGCTTCGTGATGGCATCGGGTTACGTGGGGTTGGGCAAAAGAATCCGCTTATTGAGTATAAGCTTGAAGCGTTTGATATGTTTAAGGAGATTATGGAGCAGATCAGATTTGATGTGGTGCATCATATCTTCCACCTCAATCTTGAACGCTTTAATAGTCATGATATTGAGCAGAAACGTGAGCGTGAGCTCGAGGCATTGAACTTCATTAGTTCAGGTGATTCTACTACTGGAGATGAAAGCTCGAAAACCTATGCGCGTGGCGAAGACAAGATCGGCCGCAACGACCCGTGTCCTTGCGGCTCTGGAAAAAAATACAAAAAATGTTGTATGAAGTAA